One stretch of Methylopila sp. 73B DNA includes these proteins:
- a CDS encoding cation:proton antiporter, which produces MDIPQTWLPDPYILALTGAGLLIALVVWLPTALRRLPLSLPIICIALGAALFALPQITLEPLPTRYPELTERLSELVVVIALMGAGLKIDRVFGVRRWSVALRLIVVTMPLSIVAITAIGGWWIGMSWTVALLLGAALAPTDPVLAADVQVGPPKSEDEDDVRFGLTAEAGLNDGFAFPFVHLAIALAASAVTGAPWLTEWIAVNVIWEIGAGVAAGYVIGRAFGWLTFHVPAESKLAKTGDGLIALSAALVSYGLTEIIHCYGFLAVFVTALTFRHAHRDHEFQVGMHEVAEQIERLMMMALLLLFGGALVSGLLAPLQWVDVAAALVILVVVRPIAGLIGLIGHDADWRERLTLAFFGIRGVGSIYYMAYGLNHMPAEGGERLWAVVGLVILLSILMHGLTVTPIMRRLDRSQGRDPDQDEPRPAVQNAR; this is translated from the coding sequence ATGGACATCCCGCAGACTTGGCTTCCCGACCCCTACATCCTCGCGCTCACCGGGGCAGGGCTCCTCATCGCTCTGGTCGTGTGGCTGCCTACGGCGCTGCGGAGGCTTCCGCTGTCGTTGCCGATCATCTGCATCGCGCTTGGCGCGGCTCTGTTCGCGCTTCCTCAGATCACGCTCGAGCCGCTCCCGACCCGCTACCCCGAGCTGACAGAGCGCCTTTCGGAACTCGTGGTCGTCATCGCCTTGATGGGCGCGGGATTGAAGATCGACCGAGTGTTCGGCGTTCGGCGCTGGTCCGTCGCCCTGCGCCTGATCGTGGTGACGATGCCGCTCAGCATCGTGGCCATCACGGCGATCGGCGGGTGGTGGATCGGCATGTCATGGACTGTGGCGCTGCTGCTCGGCGCGGCGCTCGCCCCGACCGATCCCGTGCTCGCGGCGGACGTCCAGGTCGGACCGCCGAAGTCGGAGGACGAGGACGACGTCCGGTTCGGGCTGACGGCGGAGGCCGGACTGAACGACGGCTTCGCGTTCCCGTTCGTCCATCTCGCAATCGCGCTCGCCGCGTCGGCCGTGACGGGCGCGCCGTGGCTGACCGAATGGATCGCCGTCAATGTGATCTGGGAGATCGGCGCCGGGGTCGCGGCCGGCTACGTCATCGGCCGGGCGTTCGGGTGGCTGACGTTCCATGTGCCCGCGGAGTCCAAGCTCGCCAAGACCGGCGACGGACTGATCGCGCTGTCGGCCGCTTTGGTGTCCTACGGCCTGACCGAGATCATCCATTGCTACGGCTTCCTCGCGGTCTTCGTGACCGCGCTCACCTTCCGGCACGCGCACCGCGACCACGAGTTTCAGGTCGGGATGCACGAGGTCGCGGAGCAGATCGAGCGCCTCATGATGATGGCGCTGCTGCTGCTGTTCGGCGGCGCGCTCGTCAGCGGCCTGTTGGCGCCGCTCCAGTGGGTCGACGTCGCCGCGGCCCTTGTCATTCTGGTCGTGGTCCGGCCGATCGCAGGGCTGATCGGATTGATCGGCCACGACGCCGACTGGCGGGAGCGGCTGACGCTGGCATTCTTCGGAATACGCGGCGTGGGGTCGATCTATTATATGGCTTACGGCCTCAACCACATGCCCGCCGAGGGAGGCGAACGACTCTGGGCCGTCGTCGGCCTGGTGATCCTGCTTTCGATCCTCATGCACGGGCTAACCGTCACGCCGATCATGCGCAGGCTCGACCGCAGCCAGGGTCGAGATCCCGATCAGGACGAGCCGCGGCCTGCGGTCCAAAACGCGCGGTGA
- a CDS encoding LLM class flavin-dependent oxidoreductase has product MSQIEFGVWAPVHGPRAAAHDPLEPYDASWEHNRATVIEAEALGYDSVLVAQHTANPHVPDHDQLEAWTASAGLAALTQRIEIISAIKPALYHPVVLAKMALQIEEISRGRFALNLINAWNRAEFDRAGIPFLDHDLRYAYGREWLSIVKRLLRGETVTHRGEHFAIDGYVLAPAGKFRERPRIYLGGESEPARELAAEHSDVWFINGQPLAAVEGLIADLRARPRAGSPLRFGLAAFVIARETEAEAQAEHRRLATLAERDKADRAIQKANTDPKVVMFQTIAKNPSVGTNGGTAAGLVGSYDQVAERIAAFHAAGVEVFMLQFQPFRAEMRRFAEEIFPRLGRSAATVAPGLRDVR; this is encoded by the coding sequence ATGTCGCAGATCGAGTTTGGCGTGTGGGCGCCTGTGCACGGGCCGCGCGCTGCGGCCCATGACCCGCTGGAGCCCTACGACGCTTCATGGGAGCACAACCGCGCCACGGTCATCGAGGCCGAAGCGCTTGGTTACGACTCCGTGCTCGTTGCGCAGCACACCGCAAACCCCCACGTGCCGGATCACGACCAGCTCGAGGCCTGGACGGCGTCCGCTGGCCTCGCGGCGCTGACGCAGCGCATCGAAATCATCTCGGCGATCAAGCCGGCGCTCTACCACCCGGTCGTGCTCGCCAAGATGGCGCTGCAGATCGAGGAGATCAGCCGCGGGCGCTTCGCCCTTAACCTGATCAACGCCTGGAACCGCGCCGAATTCGACAGAGCCGGCATCCCCTTCCTCGACCACGACCTGCGCTACGCCTACGGCCGCGAGTGGCTCTCGATCGTGAAGCGGCTGCTGCGCGGCGAGACGGTCACCCACCGGGGCGAGCACTTCGCCATCGACGGCTACGTGCTGGCGCCGGCGGGCAAATTCCGCGAGCGGCCCCGGATCTATCTCGGGGGCGAGTCCGAGCCCGCGCGGGAGCTTGCGGCCGAGCACAGCGACGTCTGGTTCATCAACGGACAGCCGCTCGCCGCGGTCGAGGGGCTGATCGCCGACCTCAGGGCCCGGCCGCGCGCGGGAAGCCCGCTGCGCTTCGGCCTCGCGGCTTTCGTCATCGCCCGCGAGACCGAGGCCGAGGCCCAGGCCGAACACCGCAGGCTCGCGACGCTCGCCGAGCGCGACAAGGCCGACCGGGCGATCCAAAAGGCCAACACCGACCCGAAGGTGGTGATGTTCCAGACGATCGCGAAGAACCCCTCCGTCGGCACCAACGGGGGCACCGCGGCCGGCCTCGTCGGCAGCTACGACCAGGTCGCCGAACGCATCGCGGCGTTCCACGCCGCCGGCGTCGAGGTCTTCATGCTGCAGTTCCAGCCCTTCCGCGCCGAGATGCGGCGTTTCGCCGAAGAGATCTTTCCGCGGCTTGGCCGGTCTGCGGCGACGGTCGCGCCCGGCCTGAGGGACGTCCGATGA